One segment of Paenibacillus rhizovicinus DNA contains the following:
- a CDS encoding MFS transporter yields MSNSFKIILLAIITFFVGTSEYVIAGFLDIIAKDTGISVASAGQLISIFSLSYAIGTPILVALTARMDRKKLLLASLTTFVIGNAMVISLPGYLPLLLSRIVLALSAGIFLTISITMATKLAKPEKIGSAISTVVMGFSTSFVIGIPLGRLVAANMNWKLNFAALGILGLASIFVLMAAIPRTEGEAPIRLAKQLAFLKNTKILMALVVIFFWILGYSIAFTYITPFLLNAAHMSTSTISVALFVFGVASMIGAKIGGSATDKWGVRKTLLSGLIIHTISLALLALSAHSVVAVFFVLVLWSLSLWSSGPTQQVNLVSQAPEASSIMISLYSSTQQLSMAIGAGLGGIVLQSTSINTVVWLGSLGVAIAAIIATRVIRPEFKKAN; encoded by the coding sequence ATGTCAAATTCATTTAAAATTATACTTCTCGCCATCATTACCTTCTTCGTAGGGACTTCAGAATACGTTATCGCAGGTTTTCTGGATATCATCGCTAAAGACACAGGAATATCCGTCGCATCTGCCGGTCAGCTGATTTCGATCTTTTCACTCAGCTACGCAATCGGCACACCAATACTTGTCGCATTGACCGCTCGAATGGATAGGAAAAAGCTTCTGCTTGCATCCTTGACTACTTTTGTTATCGGCAATGCAATGGTTATTTCCTTGCCTGGATACCTGCCTCTGCTTCTCTCAAGAATTGTTCTTGCTCTCAGTGCCGGTATATTTCTTACGATATCGATCACAATGGCTACCAAGTTGGCAAAACCCGAGAAAATCGGCAGCGCAATTTCCACGGTCGTAATGGGCTTTAGCACTTCCTTTGTAATTGGCATCCCGCTTGGCCGATTGGTTGCTGCGAATATGAATTGGAAACTCAATTTTGCGGCACTGGGGATACTCGGATTGGCTTCGATTTTCGTATTGATGGCAGCCATCCCCCGTACTGAAGGTGAAGCACCTATAAGGTTAGCTAAACAACTGGCTTTCCTTAAAAACACAAAAATTTTAATGGCACTTGTTGTGATTTTCTTTTGGATCCTAGGTTACTCGATCGCTTTCACCTATATTACCCCTTTTCTTCTGAATGCAGCCCACATGAGCACCAGCACAATTAGTGTTGCTTTGTTCGTCTTCGGTGTTGCGAGCATGATTGGCGCTAAAATTGGCGGATCCGCAACGGATAAATGGGGAGTTCGAAAAACATTACTTTCCGGTCTCATTATTCATACCATCTCTCTCGCTCTTCTTGCGCTTAGTGCTCACTCAGTAGTCGCTGTCTTCTTTGTTCTTGTGCTCTGGTCTTTGTCTCTCTGGTCCTCCGGTCCAACCCAGCAGGTTAATCTAGTGAGCCAGGCTCCGGAAGCATCCAGCATTATGATCAGCTTGTATTCATCAACGCAGCAGCTATCCATGGCAATCGGCGCTGGTCTTGGAGGTATTGTCCTTCAGAGCACGTCAATTAACACAGTTGTATGGTTAGGGTCACTTGGGGTAGCAATTGCTGCAATCATCGCAACTCGCGTTATTCGACCTGAATTCAAAAAAGCTAACTAA
- a CDS encoding LysR family transcriptional regulator — MELTQLEYFLAVARMEHLTKASESLSVTQPALSHSISKLEAELGVPLFERKGRNLQINRYGTMFAKRVEKILKEVERGKQEIEECSNPNSGFIHLSYLNILGVDLIPHLIREYQRANPQITFKLSQGDKGLIVEQIESGNSDIMITSEKPEGDTFEWLPMVSLPLYLVVSSDHPLANKESISLKEICGEPFVGLKQNCSLKDSLLARVHHMNFTLASTYDADDLPTVAGFVSAGLGVSVLPRTAGLELKGLQWIKIQDKGWIWEVGLQYKKNRFLSPATQRFVSYLKEKFS, encoded by the coding sequence ATGGAGCTCACACAGTTGGAGTATTTCTTGGCCGTTGCCCGAATGGAGCATTTAACGAAAGCTTCAGAAAGTCTATCGGTTACGCAGCCTGCACTGAGTCACTCGATTTCAAAACTAGAAGCGGAGTTGGGTGTACCTTTATTTGAACGAAAGGGCAGAAATCTACAAATTAACCGATACGGTACAATGTTTGCAAAGCGTGTGGAGAAGATACTGAAGGAGGTAGAGCGCGGAAAACAGGAGATCGAAGAGTGTTCAAATCCGAATTCAGGTTTTATTCATCTTTCGTATTTAAATATCTTGGGCGTTGATCTAATTCCACATCTCATCCGAGAGTATCAGCGAGCCAATCCCCAAATTACGTTTAAATTGTCGCAGGGTGACAAAGGATTAATAGTAGAACAGATTGAGAGTGGAAATTCGGATATAATGATTACCTCTGAAAAACCCGAAGGAGACACTTTTGAGTGGCTGCCGATGGTTTCGTTGCCCCTTTACCTTGTCGTCTCTTCCGATCATCCACTTGCCAATAAGGAATCCATTAGCTTGAAGGAAATATGCGGAGAGCCGTTTGTAGGCTTAAAGCAAAACTGTTCACTAAAGGATTCGCTCCTGGCTCGAGTCCATCATATGAATTTCACTCTGGCTTCTACGTACGATGCTGATGATTTACCGACAGTGGCGGGTTTTGTCTCGGCAGGTCTCGGAGTATCTGTATTGCCTAGAACAGCTGGATTGGAGCTAAAGGGATTACAATGGATCAAGATCCAGGATAAGGGGTGGATTTGGGAAGTGGGTCTGCAATACAAAAAGAATAGGTTCCTTTCACCGGCTACTCAAAGATTCGTCAGCTATCTTAAAGAAAAGTTCAGTTAA
- a CDS encoding SRPBCC family protein, whose translation MAYNPNQSFEFTHIFDAPREQVFKTWTELGHFAKWWGPKGAMLEVVRMDARSGGEFLGFQTSPDGKLVMWRKFAYLEVVEPEKVAYIQSFSDERGNTVRAPFRSSWPLEIMNSITFKDDEGKTVLKLTGYPVNASAEEQESYNAMAPMLQQDLEGAFDKLADYLVSLPLFLKKGKRQPWTFFQSGAAAFSDGARG comes from the coding sequence ATGGCTTACAATCCGAATCAATCGTTCGAATTTACGCATATATTCGATGCTCCTCGCGAACAGGTATTTAAAACATGGACGGAGCTCGGGCATTTCGCTAAATGGTGGGGACCGAAGGGGGCCATGCTCGAAGTCGTTAGAATGGACGCTCGATCAGGCGGCGAGTTTTTAGGTTTTCAGACGTCTCCCGACGGAAAACTGGTTATGTGGCGGAAATTTGCATACCTGGAGGTTGTCGAACCTGAGAAAGTGGCTTATATTCAATCCTTTTCCGATGAGCGGGGCAATACGGTCCGGGCGCCTTTCAGATCGAGCTGGCCTCTTGAGATTATGAATAGCATCACGTTCAAAGATGACGAAGGCAAAACGGTTTTAAAACTGACAGGTTACCCTGTGAACGCTTCGGCAGAGGAACAAGAATCCTACAACGCTATGGCGCCGATGCTTCAACAAGATCTTGAGGGGGCTTTCGATAAGCTTGCCGACTATCTTGTTTCCCTGCCCCTTTTTTTAAAAAAAGGAAAGCGGCAGCCCTGGACTTTTTTTCAGTCCGGGGCTGCCGCTTTTTCGGATGGCGCGAGAGGTTAA
- a CDS encoding SDR family oxidoreductase, with protein MTRLKGKVALVTGASRGIGRAVATRLALEGALVAVHYGTNRAEAEKVVEDIKQNGGTAFTIGTKFGSLESIRAFYQTLDELLKELTGDIRLDILVNNAGIALVAPIEDTTEEAYDEIMRINVKMPFFLTQEALPRLRDEGRIINLSSSITRISLPAIPAYSMTKGAINTLTLALSSQLGSRGITINAIQPGFVATDMNAAMLQDPASQKYGADFSVFGRWGQPEDVADIAAFLASSDSRWVTGQMIDASGGSHL; from the coding sequence ATGACGAGATTAAAGGGTAAAGTTGCTTTGGTTACAGGCGCAAGCCGGGGGATCGGACGCGCCGTTGCGACGCGTTTAGCGCTTGAAGGAGCATTGGTTGCTGTTCATTATGGCACGAACCGAGCCGAGGCAGAAAAAGTAGTTGAAGATATTAAGCAAAATGGAGGAACTGCATTCACGATCGGCACGAAATTCGGTTCTTTAGAAAGCATACGGGCATTTTATCAGACATTGGACGAATTGTTGAAAGAGCTTACAGGCGACATTCGCCTCGACATACTCGTGAACAACGCAGGGATCGCGCTCGTAGCCCCGATTGAGGATACTACGGAAGAGGCATACGATGAAATTATGAGAATAAATGTAAAAATGCCATTTTTCCTGACTCAAGAAGCTTTGCCGCGTTTACGAGACGAAGGTCGAATCATTAACTTGTCGTCCTCTATAACTAGAATTTCGCTGCCTGCCATCCCTGCATACAGTATGACCAAGGGCGCAATCAACACGCTAACACTCGCTTTATCCAGCCAACTCGGCTCGCGTGGAATTACGATCAATGCCATCCAGCCTGGATTCGTTGCCACGGATATGAATGCAGCGATGCTGCAAGATCCTGCCTCGCAAAAATACGGAGCCGATTTTTCTGTCTTTGGAAGATGGGGGCAACCGGAGGATGTCGCGGATATAGCTGCTTTTCTTGCTTCTTCCGACAGCCGCTGGGTAACCGGGCAAATGATCGATGCCAGTGGAGGCTCTCATTTGTAA